The Marinilabiliales bacterium genome includes a region encoding these proteins:
- a CDS encoding CMP deaminase, with product MSNKDDIKPYGERQAEFDRRYLKMARIWAGNSYCERRQVGALIVKNKMIISDGYNGTPSGFENVCEDETGRTKPYVLHAEANAITKVAKSNNSSENSTLYITAAPCLECSKLIIQAGIKRVVYFDAYRMDDGVQLLERAGIEMVQIDE from the coding sequence ATGAGCAATAAAGATGATATAAAACCTTACGGGGAAAGGCAGGCTGAGTTCGACCGCCGTTACCTGAAGATGGCCCGCATATGGGCCGGGAATTCATATTGTGAGCGCCGGCAGGTCGGGGCGCTGATAGTTAAGAACAAGATGATCATTTCCGACGGCTACAACGGCACACCCTCGGGTTTTGAGAACGTGTGCGAGGATGAGACCGGCCGCACCAAACCTTATGTGCTCCACGCTGAGGCAAATGCGATCACAAAGGTTGCCAAGTCGAATAATAGCAGCGAGAATTCAACGTTATACATAACCGCAGCACCTTGCCTTGAATGTTCCAAGCTGATAATCCAGGCAGGGATAAAAAGGGTTGTCTATTTTGATGCTTACCGCATGGACGACGGGGTGCAGCTATTGGAACGGGCCGGCATCGAGATGGTCCAGATTGACGAGTAG
- a CDS encoding PDZ domain-containing protein has product MKFRINTSSAILPLVLAVVLIIGMLIGVKLVDRTGERSMFVYPKTDKLSGVINFIEMEYVDSVSRDELVEKTIPELLRNLDPHSMYIPARDLQRVTEPLEGNFEGIGIQFNMLNDTIVVIQTISGGPSERIGIMPGDRIVEIDDSIVAGVGIPDTDIVSMLRGLRGTTVRVGVQRQFIPGLMEFEITRDRIPLYSVDVAYMIDDETGYIKISQFSRTTFREYMEAAEKLNAMGMRKLILDLRGNGGGYMEQATSIADQFLEEGRLIVYTEGKASPRSDVISTSKGINLDTEIIIMIDEWSASASEILAGAIQDNDRGMVVGRRSFGKGLVQNQTMFSDGSALRLTVARYFTPTGRSIQKPYDAGSDEYFNDLDRRFLHGEFDEADSIRFDDSLKFVTPGGNVVFGGGGIMPDVFIPRDTAGITGYYSQVTRQGLVYRFAFDYSDRNRETLTRFDNAYDIDDYLDRQNLMDSFVEFAEEQGVNRNSSEIARSQEIIHTQIKAYIARNIIDNEGFYPIISQIDEAFRKSVSLIREGARQHLTNLQ; this is encoded by the coding sequence ATGAAGTTCAGAATAAATACGTCATCTGCTATTTTACCGCTGGTTCTTGCCGTTGTACTGATCATTGGTATGCTGATCGGAGTAAAGCTTGTAGACCGAACCGGTGAAAGGTCCATGTTTGTTTATCCTAAGACCGACAAGCTGTCGGGCGTTATCAACTTCATCGAGATGGAGTATGTCGACTCAGTCTCGAGAGACGAACTGGTGGAAAAGACAATACCCGAACTCCTGCGGAACCTCGACCCCCATTCAATGTATATACCGGCAAGGGACCTGCAACGGGTGACCGAGCCGCTGGAGGGCAATTTTGAAGGGATTGGGATACAGTTCAACATGTTGAATGACACCATTGTGGTGATACAGACCATATCAGGCGGGCCTTCTGAAAGGATAGGCATAATGCCGGGCGACCGTATTGTGGAGATAGATGACAGTATTGTTGCCGGGGTGGGCATACCCGATACCGACATTGTCAGCATGCTCAGGGGACTTCGCGGCACAACGGTGAGGGTAGGTGTGCAGAGGCAGTTCATTCCCGGGCTGATGGAGTTTGAGATCACACGCGACAGGATACCGCTTTACAGCGTCGATGTTGCATATATGATAGATGATGAAACGGGTTACATCAAGATAAGCCAGTTCTCGCGCACCACCTTCCGTGAATACATGGAGGCGGCGGAGAAGCTGAATGCAATGGGCATGAGAAAACTGATACTTGACCTGCGCGGTAACGGAGGAGGCTATATGGAGCAGGCAACCAGCATAGCTGACCAGTTCCTGGAGGAGGGCCGGCTGATAGTCTATACAGAAGGCAAGGCAAGTCCCCGATCCGATGTTATATCCACCTCAAAGGGAATTAACCTGGACACGGAGATAATCATTATGATCGATGAGTGGAGCGCCTCTGCAAGCGAGATCCTGGCAGGAGCCATTCAGGACAATGACAGGGGAATGGTGGTGGGCAGGAGGTCCTTCGGGAAGGGACTGGTGCAGAACCAGACCATGTTCTCCGACGGCTCGGCGCTGAGGCTCACGGTGGCCCGCTACTTTACTCCCACGGGCCGCAGCATACAAAAACCATATGATGCAGGATCTGATGAATATTTCAACGACCTTGACAGGAGGTTCCTTCATGGCGAGTTTGACGAGGCCGACAGCATAAGGTTTGACGATTCACTCAAATTCGTTACTCCCGGTGGCAACGTGGTATTTGGCGGCGGCGGAATCATGCCCGACGTGTTCATACCCAGGGATACTGCCGGCATAACCGGCTACTACAGCCAGGTGACCAGGCAGGGACTTGTTTACCGGTTTGCCTTTGACTACTCCGACAGGAACAGGGAGACCTTAACCCGTTTCGACAATGCTTACGATATAGATGACTATCTTGACAGGCAGAACCTGATGGACAGTTTTGTGGAGTTTGCCGAAGAGCAGGGGGTCAATCGCAACTCTTCGGAGATCGCCAGGTCGCAGGAGATCATCCATACCCAGATCAAGGCTTATATTGCCCGGAATATTATCGACAATGAGGGATTTTATCCTATCATAAGCCAGATTGACGAGGCATTCCGTAAATCGGTCTCCCTGATCCGTGAGGGTGCAAGACAGCATCTCACCAATCTGCAGTAA
- a CDS encoding periplasmic heavy metal sensor: MFKREITATLMFAILLLMATGTDAFSQRGRGMDRMGGMEQVCPSIPNLTDEQSQQITQLRTAHLKEMQSLRDQIDVNRAQYRQLMRGDRADMNAINANIDERSAIRTQMEKKQAAHHQSIRGLLTEEQRVWFDAAPRGPMGRGAGMRAAPGRGEMRQAAPRGGRGGGAPGVMPNRPGSRRGF, from the coding sequence ATGTTTAAAAGAGAAATAACAGCAACCTTGATGTTTGCCATACTGCTGCTCATGGCAACAGGAACCGATGCCTTCTCACAGAGGGGGCGCGGGATGGACAGGATGGGAGGAATGGAGCAGGTATGCCCCAGTATCCCGAACCTTACCGACGAACAAAGTCAGCAGATCACACAGCTTCGCACTGCACATCTGAAAGAGATGCAGTCGCTGCGCGATCAGATAGACGTGAACAGGGCGCAGTACCGTCAGCTGATGAGGGGCGACCGCGCCGACATGAATGCGATCAATGCTAACATTGATGAGCGCTCGGCAATCCGCACCCAGATGGAGAAAAAGCAGGCCGCGCATCATCAGTCAATCCGCGGACTTCTTACCGAAGAACAAAGGGTTTGGTTTGATGCGGCACCCAGGGGGCCGATGGGCCGTGGTGCCGGGATGAGAGCTGCTCCCGGCCGGGGAGAAATGAGGCAGGCTGCTCCTCGTGGTGGACGCGGTGGGGGCGCACCAGGCGTTATGCCCAACCGGCCCGGATCCAGGAGAGGGTTTTGA
- a CDS encoding methylmalonyl-CoA mutase small subunit, translating to MKHNPASKLFGEFPPVPVSQWEELIAKDLKGADYEKKLIWKTIEGIPIKPYYTAADTEKLAHLKALPGRFPFVRGTRERTNDWLVRQDIPVNNPQDANIAALDALMKGAGSIGFILEPGTRYTPKDISQLLNNICLASAGINFMSAQPPEDLLQILDKENISRGGTVSDLHGSVEYDPLGTLFITGNYPYGEENAFRLAALMVNDAGRIPRFTALNVDASVFHNAGGSAVQELAFAMASAAAYLERLTSAGIPAAQAAKKIRFTFAAGSNYFMEIAKFRAARYLWSQLLKAWDLEPETAAGTVVHAVTSMWNKTVYDPCVNMLRSTTEAMAAVLGGADSLTVHPYDKAFSDEGAPFPARIARNTQLVMKEEAYLDKVADPAAGSYYIESLTSSLIEEAWKLFLQVDAEGGIEKAFIKGTVGKLIGETAAKRDNYIAMRRDTLLGTNRYPDPAEKVSGKHGAAAFWPQQKVDDRPLAEPLKLYRGAKAFEELRFRTENHHGGVPEVFLLTYGNLAMRKARAEFSSGFFGSAGFRITNNPGFGSPQEGAEAALKSGASIVVVCSSDEEYPEIVPEIAGIIDGKAILVVAGYPKESLEMLKDAGLKYFIHIRSNVLETLQQFQHDLGIK from the coding sequence ATGAAGCATAACCCAGCAAGTAAACTGTTCGGGGAGTTTCCCCCGGTACCGGTCAGCCAGTGGGAGGAGCTGATAGCCAAAGACCTGAAGGGCGCAGATTACGAGAAGAAGCTGATCTGGAAGACCATCGAGGGTATCCCCATCAAACCATACTATACCGCCGCCGATACCGAAAAACTGGCCCACCTGAAGGCACTGCCGGGCAGGTTCCCGTTTGTAAGGGGCACAAGGGAGCGCACGAACGACTGGCTGGTGCGGCAGGATATACCTGTAAACAACCCGCAGGATGCCAATATCGCGGCTCTTGATGCACTGATGAAGGGCGCCGGTTCGATCGGCTTCATCCTTGAGCCGGGCACCCGGTATACTCCGAAGGATATTTCACAACTGCTCAACAATATATGCCTGGCCTCGGCCGGGATCAACTTCATGTCGGCACAGCCCCCGGAAGACCTGCTTCAGATTCTTGACAAGGAGAACATCTCCAGGGGAGGCACTGTATCAGACCTTCACGGGTCAGTTGAGTATGATCCGCTGGGAACTCTTTTTATTACCGGTAATTACCCTTACGGGGAAGAGAACGCTTTCAGGCTTGCTGCCCTAATGGTCAATGATGCCGGGCGCATTCCCCGGTTCACGGCATTAAATGTCGATGCATCGGTTTTCCATAACGCAGGCGGATCAGCCGTACAGGAGCTGGCATTTGCAATGGCATCGGCTGCAGCCTATCTGGAAAGGCTTACATCAGCCGGCATCCCCGCGGCACAGGCAGCCAAAAAGATACGATTTACCTTTGCAGCCGGCAGCAACTATTTCATGGAGATCGCCAAGTTCAGGGCAGCCAGGTATCTTTGGTCTCAGCTACTGAAGGCATGGGATCTGGAGCCGGAAACGGCCGCCGGTACCGTTGTCCATGCGGTGACTTCGATGTGGAACAAGACGGTTTACGACCCCTGTGTAAACATGCTGCGCTCAACAACCGAGGCGATGGCTGCTGTTTTGGGAGGGGCAGATTCGCTAACGGTGCATCCGTACGACAAGGCATTCAGTGATGAGGGCGCACCCTTCCCGGCAAGGATAGCCAGGAATACACAACTGGTCATGAAGGAGGAGGCCTACCTCGATAAGGTGGCCGATCCCGCTGCCGGGTCATATTATATCGAGTCGCTCACCTCATCACTCATTGAGGAGGCATGGAAACTGTTTCTGCAGGTTGACGCTGAGGGCGGAATTGAAAAGGCCTTTATAAAAGGGACGGTTGGTAAGCTGATCGGCGAAACTGCAGCAAAACGCGACAACTATATTGCAATGCGAAGGGATACACTGCTTGGAACTAACCGTTATCCCGACCCTGCTGAGAAGGTGTCAGGCAAGCACGGGGCTGCCGCTTTCTGGCCACAGCAGAAGGTGGATGACAGGCCCCTTGCAGAGCCACTGAAGCTCTATCGCGGTGCAAAGGCATTCGAGGAGTTGAGGTTCAGGACAGAAAATCATCACGGCGGAGTCCCCGAAGTGTTCCTGCTTACCTACGGAAACCTTGCAATGCGTAAGGCAAGAGCCGAGTTTTCGTCGGGGTTCTTTGGATCTGCTGGTTTCAGGATAACCAACAATCCCGGGTTTGGCAGTCCGCAAGAAGGCGCTGAAGCCGCTCTTAAAAGCGGTGCATCAATCGTGGTTGTGTGCAGCTCAGATGAGGAGTACCCGGAGATAGTGCCCGAAATAGCGGGTATAATCGACGGGAAAGCAATCCTGGTTGTTGCCGGATATCCCAAAGAGAGTCTCGAAATGCTCAAAGATGCAGGATTAAAGTATTTTATTCACATCAGGTCAAATGTACTGGAAACGCTGCAGCAGTTCCAGCATGACCTGGGAATCAAATAG